In one Vibrio sp. VB16 genomic region, the following are encoded:
- the yacG gene encoding DNA gyrase inhibitor YacG has protein sequence MKSKPSIVSCPQCKKEVVWSTENQYRPFCSKQCQMIDFGEWADEKNTIAGAPDMSDSDGWSEEPY, from the coding sequence CCATCTATCGTTTCTTGTCCTCAATGTAAAAAAGAGGTGGTTTGGAGTACAGAGAACCAATATCGTCCTTTCTGCAGTAAGCAATGCCAGATGATAGATTTTGGGGAATGGGCTGATGAGAAAAACACGATCGCAGGCGCTCCCGACATGTCAGATTCAGATGGTTGGTCAGAAGAGCCTTATTAA
- the rplS gene encoding 50S ribosomal protein L19, protein MSNIIKALEEEQMKQDLPKFSPGDTVVVQVKVKEGDRERLQAFEGVVIGIRNRGLHSAFTVRKISNGEGVERSFQTHSPMVDSIEVKRRGAVRRAKLYYLRERSGKSARIKEKLAKK, encoded by the coding sequence ATGAGTAACATCATCAAGGCTCTTGAAGAAGAGCAAATGAAACAAGACCTTCCAAAGTTCAGCCCAGGTGACACTGTTGTTGTTCAGGTTAAGGTAAAAGAAGGCGATCGCGAGCGTCTACAGGCCTTTGAAGGCGTTGTAATCGGTATTCGTAATCGTGGCCTACATTCAGCATTTACTGTTCGTAAGATCTCGAACGGTGAAGGTGTTGAGCGTTCGTTCCAAACTCACTCTCCTATGGTTGATAGCATTGAAGTTAAACGCCGTGGTGCAGTACGTCGTGCCAAGTTGTACTACCTACGTGAGCGTTCTGGTAAGTCAGCTCGTATTAAAGAGAAGCTTGCTAAGAAGTAA
- the trmD gene encoding tRNA (guanosine(37)-N1)-methyltransferase TrmD, which produces MWVGIISLFPDMFRSITEFGVTGQAVKKGLLSVEIWNPRDFTHDKHRTVDDRPYGGGPGMLMMVQPLREAIQTAKKSAPGKTKVIYLSPQGRKLDQSGVEELATNENMILICGRYEGIDERIIQSEVDEEWSIGDFVMTGGELPAMTLIDSVSRFIPGVLGDFASAEEDSFANGLLDCPHYTRPDVLDGIEVPLVLKSGNHKDIRRWRLKQSLGRTWLRRPELLENLALTDEQEQLLTDFIKDYRS; this is translated from the coding sequence ATGTGGGTTGGCATAATTAGCCTATTTCCTGATATGTTCCGTTCAATTACTGAATTTGGGGTTACAGGTCAAGCGGTTAAAAAAGGTCTTTTGTCAGTTGAGATATGGAATCCTAGAGATTTCACTCACGACAAACATCGAACAGTCGATGATAGACCCTACGGTGGTGGTCCTGGTATGTTGATGATGGTGCAGCCTTTGCGCGAAGCCATACAAACTGCTAAGAAATCAGCACCGGGAAAGACGAAGGTTATTTATCTTTCTCCTCAAGGTCGAAAACTTGACCAAAGTGGAGTTGAAGAGCTTGCTACGAACGAGAATATGATTCTTATTTGTGGACGCTATGAAGGGATAGATGAACGCATCATACAATCTGAAGTTGATGAAGAATGGTCAATTGGGGATTTTGTGATGACGGGTGGTGAACTGCCAGCCATGACGTTAATTGATTCAGTATCGAGGTTTATACCCGGTGTACTTGGAGATTTTGCGTCAGCGGAAGAAGATTCTTTCGCAAATGGTTTGCTAGATTGTCCGCACTATACACGTCCTGATGTTTTAGATGGAATAGAAGTACCATTGGTACTGAAATCTGGAAATCATAAGGATATTCGTCGCTGGCGATTGAAACAATCGTTAGGCCGTACTTGGCTTAGAAGACCAGAGCTCTTGGAAAACCTAGCTCTGACTGACGAACAGGAACAATTACTAACTGATTTTATAAAAGACTATCGGTCTTAA
- the rimM gene encoding ribosome maturation factor RimM (Essential for efficient processing of 16S rRNA) yields the protein MSVKGNELMNEQAERIVVGKFGATYGIKGWLKVISYTDDAESIFDYSPWYINQKGKWVEYKVESWKRHNKGMVAKIEGLEIREDAHLLTNFEIVINPESLPELSEDEFYWRELFGMQVLTTKGYDLGTVSDMLETGANDVLVVKANLKDAFGQKERLIPFLEEQVIKNIDRDAQRIEVDWDPAF from the coding sequence ATGTCGGTTAAAGGAAACGAACTAATGAACGAGCAAGCTGAAAGAATCGTAGTTGGCAAATTTGGTGCGACTTACGGTATCAAAGGTTGGCTTAAAGTTATTTCCTATACAGACGATGCTGAAAGCATTTTTGACTATAGCCCTTGGTATATAAACCAAAAAGGCAAATGGGTTGAATACAAGGTTGAAAGTTGGAAGCGCCATAACAAAGGTATGGTTGCTAAAATTGAAGGATTAGAGATCCGAGAGGACGCTCATCTTCTAACTAACTTTGAAATTGTGATTAATCCAGAGTCATTACCGGAACTGTCAGAAGATGAATTTTACTGGCGTGAATTGTTTGGTATGCAGGTATTAACAACGAAGGGATACGACCTCGGTACTGTCTCTGATATGTTAGAAACTGGTGCAAATGATGTTTTGGTAGTGAAAGCAAATTTGAAAGATGCTTTTGGCCAAAAGGAACGATTAATTCCGTTTCTTGAAGAGCAAGTGATTAAAAATATTGATCGCGATGCTCAACGGATCGAAGTTGACTGGGATCCTGCGTTTTAA
- the rpsP gene encoding 30S ribosomal protein S16, translated as MVTIRLARHGAKKRPFYQIVVADSRNAATGRYIENVGFFNPTAQGQEEGLRINLDRVNHWVSEGASLSDRVTKLVKDVQKAA; from the coding sequence ATGGTTACCATTCGTTTGGCACGTCACGGCGCAAAGAAGCGTCCATTTTACCAAATCGTAGTAGCAGATAGCCGCAACGCAGCTACTGGCCGCTACATTGAGAACGTTGGTTTCTTTAACCCAACAGCTCAAGGTCAAGAAGAAGGTTTACGTATTAACCTAGACCGCGTTAACCACTGGGTTAGCGAAGGTGCTTCACTATCTGACCGTGTTACTAAACTAGTAAAAGACGTTCAAAAAGCGGCTTAA
- the ffh gene encoding signal recognition particle protein: MFENLTDRLSSTLKNISGKGRLTEDNIKETLREVRMALLEADVALPVIREFIKRVKESAVGVEVSKSLTPGQEFIKIVQTELEGVMGESNEELNLAAQPPAIILMAGLQGAGKTTSVAKLSKHLKDVNKKKVLVVSADVYRPAAIKQLETLASDVGVDFFPSSADQKPIDIANAAVDHAKKKFYDVLLVDTAGRLAIDEQMMGEIKDLHAAIEPVETLFVVDAMTGQDAANTAKAFGDALPLTGVILTKVDGDARGGAALSVRYITGKPIKFLGVGEKTDALEPFHPDRVASRILGMGDVLSLIEDLERNVDKDKAAKMAKKFKEKKGFDLEDFREQLGQMQNMGGMMGMMDKLPGMSNLPANVKDKVDDKMFNQMEAMISSMTMKERLRPELIKGSRKKRIAAGSGVQVQDVNRMLKQFTQMQKMMKKMQKGGMKGMMRNMQGMMGGMGGAGGMGGMGGPFGR, translated from the coding sequence ATGTTTGAGAATTTAACGGATAGACTATCCAGTACACTTAAAAATATTAGCGGCAAAGGTCGCCTAACAGAAGACAATATAAAAGAGACACTACGTGAAGTACGTATGGCTCTTTTAGAAGCTGATGTCGCCCTTCCTGTTATACGTGAGTTTATTAAGCGCGTAAAAGAAAGTGCCGTTGGTGTAGAGGTTTCTAAATCATTAACCCCCGGCCAAGAATTTATAAAAATAGTTCAAACAGAGCTAGAAGGGGTAATGGGTGAATCTAACGAAGAGCTCAATCTAGCCGCCCAACCACCAGCCATAATTTTGATGGCAGGTTTGCAAGGTGCCGGTAAAACAACCAGTGTTGCTAAGCTCTCTAAACACTTAAAAGACGTTAACAAGAAAAAAGTGTTGGTTGTCTCTGCCGATGTTTACCGCCCTGCGGCGATTAAACAGTTGGAAACGCTTGCGTCTGACGTAGGAGTGGATTTTTTCCCTTCCTCTGCTGATCAAAAGCCGATTGATATTGCGAATGCTGCCGTTGACCATGCTAAGAAGAAATTCTATGACGTTCTTTTGGTTGATACCGCAGGCCGTCTAGCCATTGATGAACAAATGATGGGAGAGATCAAAGACCTTCACGCCGCGATAGAGCCAGTAGAAACGTTGTTTGTTGTCGATGCAATGACGGGTCAAGATGCCGCGAACACAGCAAAAGCCTTTGGTGATGCATTACCTTTGACTGGTGTTATCCTGACAAAAGTAGATGGTGATGCGCGTGGTGGTGCTGCACTATCCGTTCGTTATATCACTGGCAAACCGATTAAGTTCTTAGGTGTGGGCGAAAAAACCGACGCACTTGAACCTTTCCATCCAGATCGCGTTGCTTCACGTATTCTTGGTATGGGAGACGTTCTATCTTTGATTGAAGATTTAGAACGTAATGTCGACAAAGACAAAGCCGCCAAAATGGCGAAGAAGTTCAAAGAGAAGAAAGGTTTTGATCTTGAAGACTTCCGTGAGCAACTTGGACAGATGCAGAATATGGGCGGCATGATGGGAATGATGGATAAACTTCCAGGCATGAGTAACCTACCTGCTAATGTTAAAGATAAAGTTGATGACAAGATGTTCAATCAGATGGAAGCAATGATTAGCTCCATGACAATGAAAGAACGTTTACGCCCTGAATTAATCAAAGGCTCACGTAAAAAGCGTATTGCTGCAGGTTCTGGCGTGCAAGTGCAAGATGTGAATCGCATGCTAAAACAGTTTACTCAAATGCAGAAGATGATGAAAAAAATGCAGAAGGGTGGCATGAAGGGAATGATGCGAAATATGCAAGGAATGATGGGCGGCATGGGTGGCGCAGGTGGCATGGGCGGAATGGGTGGACCATTCGGCCGATAA
- a CDS encoding cytochrome C assembly family protein, which yields MDSIIAIAAAILYAIATATIVPGLSQQTHIKAKTVFVSAALAIIFHVWLLHGQIHNSSSGQNLSMLNVASLVSFITSLVMSLAMFKTRLWFLLPVVYGFSIISILASNFLPGAFITHFEGKMGLLIHITIALFAYATLTIAALYAIQLAWLDYKLKNKKAMAVNPNLPPLLKVERQLFNIILIGNGLLTLTLLSGFVFLDDMFARGSAHKSILSFVAWVIYSVLLWGHYQKGWRGKKVTWFAIAGATLLTLAYFGSRFVREIILN from the coding sequence ATGGACAGTATAATCGCTATTGCCGCTGCCATTTTATATGCAATTGCTACCGCAACAATAGTCCCAGGGCTATCTCAGCAGACCCACATAAAGGCAAAAACAGTCTTCGTGAGTGCGGCGTTAGCAATTATTTTCCACGTATGGCTATTACACGGCCAAATTCACAACAGTTCAAGCGGACAAAACTTGAGCATGCTCAATGTTGCTTCTCTCGTCAGTTTTATTACTTCATTAGTAATGAGCTTGGCGATGTTTAAAACCCGTTTGTGGTTTTTGTTGCCTGTCGTTTACGGGTTTTCGATTATTAGCATTCTCGCTTCAAATTTCTTACCTGGTGCATTCATTACTCACTTTGAAGGGAAAATGGGATTGTTAATCCATATTACAATCGCACTTTTCGCTTATGCGACCTTAACGATTGCCGCACTATATGCAATTCAGCTCGCTTGGTTAGACTATAAATTGAAGAACAAAAAAGCGATGGCAGTGAACCCTAATCTGCCGCCATTATTAAAAGTAGAAAGGCAACTTTTTAACATAATCCTCATTGGCAATGGTCTGCTAACCTTAACGCTATTATCTGGATTCGTATTTTTAGATGATATGTTTGCGCGTGGTTCAGCCCATAAATCTATTCTTTCTTTTGTTGCTTGGGTAATTTATTCCGTATTACTCTGGGGACATTATCAAAAAGGTTGGCGTGGTAAAAAGGTAACATGGTTTGCGATTGCAGGTGCAACCTTGCTTACACTTGCCTATTTTGGCAGCCGATTTGTTCGAGAAATCATTTTGAACTAA
- a CDS encoding HlyC/CorC family transporter, translating to MNDISTGVLFTILACLIVISGYFSGSETGMMSLNRYRLKHLAGKGHKGAKRVEKLLSRPDRLIGLILIGNNLVNILASAIATILGMRLFGDLGVAIATGLLTLVVLVFAEVTPKTLASLYPERVAYASSIILNVLMKVLAPVVLMVNLITNGVLRLFGIKATHPTEDPLSSDELRTVVNEAGGLIPRGHQEMLVSILDLENVTVDDIMVPRNEITGIDINDDWKSIVRQLTHSPHGRVVLYRDQIDEVVGMLRLREAYRLMLEKNEFTKETLLRAADEVYFIPEATPLNVQLLKFQRNKERIGLIVDEYGDIIGLVTLEDILEEIVGEFTTSIAPSLSEEITPQGDGSFLIEGSANIRDINKGLKWQLPTDGPRTLNGLILEHLEDIPESQVSIEVEKHLMEIMKFTENRISLVKVFPARK from the coding sequence TTGAATGACATATCAACGGGTGTACTGTTTACCATACTCGCATGTCTAATCGTCATTTCTGGTTATTTTTCAGGTTCTGAGACTGGAATGATGTCCTTAAACCGATATCGACTAAAGCATCTGGCTGGAAAAGGCCATAAAGGTGCAAAACGTGTCGAAAAGCTATTAAGCCGCCCCGACCGCTTAATTGGCCTTATTCTCATTGGAAACAACTTAGTCAACATCCTCGCCTCTGCCATCGCAACCATACTTGGAATGCGTCTATTTGGTGATCTTGGTGTCGCAATAGCGACGGGGTTATTAACGCTTGTTGTGCTTGTCTTTGCTGAAGTTACCCCTAAAACATTAGCTTCGCTCTATCCAGAAAGAGTCGCCTATGCCAGCAGTATTATATTAAACGTACTGATGAAGGTGCTTGCACCCGTCGTGCTAATGGTGAATTTAATTACCAATGGTGTATTACGATTATTCGGTATAAAAGCGACACACCCTACTGAGGATCCTTTAAGCTCTGATGAACTTCGTACTGTTGTAAACGAGGCCGGAGGTCTCATTCCTCGTGGTCACCAAGAAATGCTGGTATCCATTCTCGATTTAGAGAACGTCACTGTAGATGACATTATGGTGCCTAGGAATGAAATTACGGGTATCGATATTAATGATGACTGGAAATCAATCGTTCGACAGTTAACGCATTCACCACATGGGCGAGTCGTACTTTATCGCGACCAAATAGACGAAGTTGTCGGAATGCTGCGTTTACGTGAAGCTTATCGTTTGATGCTAGAAAAAAATGAGTTTACAAAAGAGACACTTTTACGTGCAGCAGATGAAGTTTACTTCATACCAGAAGCGACGCCACTAAACGTGCAACTACTGAAATTCCAACGTAATAAAGAAAGAATAGGACTCATTGTCGATGAATATGGCGATATTATTGGTCTTGTCACTCTCGAGGATATTTTGGAAGAGATCGTTGGCGAATTTACGACGTCTATAGCACCAAGTCTATCTGAAGAAATCACCCCACAGGGTGATGGGAGCTTCCTCATTGAAGGAAGTGCCAATATTCGTGACATTAATAAGGGTTTGAAGTGGCAACTGCCTACGGACGGACCAAGAACACTTAATGGGCTTATATTAGAACACCTAGAAGATATCCCTGAAAGCCAAGTTAGTATCGAGGTTGAAAAACACCTAATGGAAATCATGAAGTTTACGGAAAACAGGATCAGCTTAGTTAAAGTCTTTCCTGCTCGGAAGTAG
- the luxS gene encoding S-ribosylhomocysteine lyase, with translation MPLLDSFTVDHTRMNAPAVRVAKTMQTPKGDTITVFDLRFCVPNKEILSEQGIHTLEHLYAGFMRAHLNGAGIEIIDISPMGCRTGFYMSLIGTPAEEHVADAWLAAMEDVLKVENQNNIPELNEYQCGTYGMHSLADAKNIAKNVIEAGILVNKNDELALPASMLKELNK, from the coding sequence ATGCCGTTACTAGATAGTTTTACTGTTGATCACACAAGAATGAATGCACCAGCTGTTCGCGTGGCAAAAACTATGCAAACGCCAAAAGGGGATACGATTACTGTATTTGATTTGCGTTTTTGTGTGCCAAATAAAGAGATACTCTCTGAACAAGGTATTCATACGTTAGAGCATTTGTATGCGGGCTTTATGCGTGCACATTTAAACGGTGCGGGTATTGAAATTATCGATATCTCTCCAATGGGTTGCCGTACCGGTTTTTATATGAGTTTGATTGGCACCCCAGCAGAAGAGCACGTAGCAGATGCGTGGTTAGCCGCGATGGAAGATGTGCTAAAGGTAGAAAACCAAAATAACATTCCAGAGCTAAATGAATATCAATGTGGTACCTATGGTATGCACTCTTTAGCCGATGCGAAAAATATCGCCAAAAATGTGATTGAAGCTGGGATTTTAGTGAATAAAAATGACGAGTTGGCATTGCCTGCTTCGATGTTGAAAGAGCTGAATAAGTAA
- the gshA gene encoding glutamate--cysteine ligase, which yields MTNFSSRLKKVAKNPDNFKNIGRGVERETLRYTLDGHLALTPHPVGLGSALTNKWVTTDFSESLLEFITPVSTDVEELIGQLSDIHHFTVKEMGEEKLWPLSMPCYVENEDDIAFAQYGSSNVGKMKTLYRKGLKNRYGSLMQIISGVHFNFSFPESLWDSLYGEQSDSDRANTKSDEYFNVIRNYYRFGWLIPYFFGASPAICSSFLQGRETELPFENIGQTLYLPYGTSLRLSDLGYTNSAQSELQINYNNLDGYLDGLEKAIQTPSSDFAQIGIKIDGEYQQLNSNVLQIENELYAPIRAKRVGQSGEKPSEALKRGGVEYIEVRSLDVNPFSPIGVTKEQIRFLDLFLTWCLIKDTGPIDNKELCCWKDNWNRVIQEGRKPDLMLTEDCDGKERTLHDYTKHIFADLQLIAFEMDMASDGDEYQQTCQELMTWIDNPELTISGQLLEKTKELGGIGQVGCTYGREYRDHHLSNHYNVYSQQEMQYEVSASLQAQKEIEQADEVNFDEFLEDYFSYLK from the coding sequence TTGACAAATTTTTCCTCAAGACTGAAAAAAGTAGCGAAAAACCCTGATAATTTTAAAAACATTGGTCGTGGTGTTGAGCGCGAAACTCTTCGATACACCTTGGATGGGCATTTAGCACTAACACCACATCCTGTTGGTTTAGGGTCTGCACTGACAAACAAATGGGTGACCACCGATTTTTCAGAATCATTATTGGAGTTTATTACCCCTGTTTCTACTGACGTAGAAGAATTAATTGGTCAGCTATCCGATATTCACCATTTTACCGTGAAAGAGATGGGAGAAGAGAAGCTTTGGCCTCTCTCCATGCCTTGCTATGTCGAGAATGAAGATGATATCGCCTTCGCACAGTATGGCTCATCGAATGTAGGTAAAATGAAAACGCTATACCGTAAAGGACTTAAAAACCGTTATGGTAGTTTGATGCAGATTATTTCTGGTGTTCATTTTAATTTTTCGTTTCCTGAAAGCTTATGGGATTCTCTTTACGGCGAGCAGTCAGATAGCGATAGAGCCAATACAAAATCAGATGAATACTTCAACGTTATCCGAAATTATTACCGGTTTGGTTGGTTAATTCCTTATTTCTTCGGTGCCTCTCCTGCTATTTGTTCTTCTTTCTTACAAGGTAGAGAAACCGAGTTACCTTTTGAAAATATCGGTCAGACGCTTTATCTTCCTTATGGTACATCCTTACGATTAAGTGACTTGGGTTATACCAATAGTGCTCAGAGTGAGTTGCAAATTAATTATAATAATCTTGATGGATATCTAGACGGTTTAGAAAAAGCGATTCAAACGCCTTCAAGTGATTTCGCCCAGATCGGTATCAAGATAGACGGAGAGTACCAACAACTTAATAGTAATGTTCTGCAGATTGAAAATGAATTGTATGCTCCCATTCGTGCCAAGCGCGTAGGTCAATCTGGTGAAAAACCATCAGAAGCATTAAAGCGTGGTGGTGTAGAGTACATAGAAGTACGCTCATTGGACGTAAACCCATTCAGTCCGATAGGGGTAACAAAAGAACAGATTCGGTTTTTAGACCTCTTTTTAACCTGGTGCTTGATTAAAGATACAGGCCCAATAGACAATAAAGAGCTTTGCTGTTGGAAGGATAACTGGAATAGAGTTATTCAAGAAGGTCGCAAACCCGATTTGATGTTGACGGAAGACTGTGATGGCAAAGAGCGTACGTTACACGATTATACTAAGCACATTTTTGCTGATCTACAGCTGATTGCCTTTGAGATGGATATGGCGAGTGATGGCGATGAGTATCAGCAAACATGCCAAGAACTGATGACGTGGATAGACAATCCTGAATTGACTATTTCTGGCCAGTTATTAGAGAAAACAAAAGAGCTAGGCGGTATTGGTCAGGTTGGTTGCACCTACGGTCGCGAGTATAGAGACCACCACCTATCAAATCACTATAATGTTTATAGTCAACAAGAGATGCAATATGAAGTAAGCGCTTCTCTTCAAGCTCAAAAAGAGATAGAGCAAGCTGACGAAGTGAATTTTGATGAGTTTCTTGAAGACTACTTCTCATACCTAAAATAA
- a CDS encoding M16 family metallopeptidase encodes MKKIGLSAIFLVALYGCSQTTSTDSDIQVPEGFTFIEQSLAQPNKVSIPYSKFVLDNGLTLILSPDDSDPLVHVDVTYHVGSAREDVGKSGFAHFFEHMMFQGSEHVGDQEHFKIITEAGGTLNGTTNRDRTNYFETIPSNQLEKILWLESDRMGFLIDAVSQKKFEIQRDTVKNERAQNYDNRPYGLMWERLGEALYPEGHPYSWQTIGYVEDLDRVDVNDLKAFFLRWYGPNNATLTIGGDIDVEQTLNWVSKYFGSIPEGPAVENSEKQPVKLDRDKYITLEDRIKQPMVMIGWPTTYRGEESQAALDTLASILGSGKNSVLYQELVKTEKAIDAGAFHQCAELSCSFYVYAMGDSGDQGDLSKIYDDLMAALNNFKANGVEQDKLEQIIGQAESSAVFALQSVHGKVTQLASNETFYGQPDRIERQLEQLKGVTPEAVINAYSRFVDGKNKVTLSVVPKGQLDLEVKKADFITPERTLPKYNKIESGDLEYSKAEDSFDRSIMPSVGGAVKGNMPELYNVYLDNGIEVLGTESSETPTVELQILLPAGHRYVSKGQEGLANFTSEMMQEGTTEKSIETIQAELDKLGSSISFGSGNYTTTISVSSLKKNLSQTLVIVEEMLFKPEFKQDDFDRLKKQSLEGLIYEHQRPAWLASQATRQILFGRSTFGRSNDGTLKSIESIQLEDVKGFYNSNYTPLGTQVIVVGDISKETLIPNLKFLSQWEGSDAPILRPQIVKPPVGQHIYLVDKPSAPQSVIRLVRQGLPYDTVGEQYLNQLANFNLAGNFNSRINQNLREDKGYTYGASGYHASNKEIGIIVFDAQVRADSTVPSIQEFIKEMKRYSEDGMTSKELAFMRLAVGQQDALKYETPSQKARLLSNILNYSLDDDYIEQRNAVLSNVNRSTLNEVASKWFNPTDYQIIVVGDAKSLKPQLKDLDIPVVELEISK; translated from the coding sequence ATGAAAAAAATAGGGCTCAGTGCGATCTTTTTAGTCGCCTTATATGGTTGTTCTCAAACAACATCAACAGATAGTGATATTCAAGTACCTGAAGGTTTTACTTTCATTGAGCAATCATTAGCTCAACCCAACAAGGTTTCGATACCTTATTCCAAGTTCGTTCTTGATAACGGACTCACATTGATCTTGTCACCGGATGATTCAGACCCTTTAGTACATGTGGATGTGACTTATCACGTCGGCTCAGCAAGAGAGGATGTCGGGAAATCTGGTTTTGCCCACTTTTTTGAACACATGATGTTTCAAGGTTCAGAACACGTGGGAGATCAAGAGCATTTTAAAATAATCACTGAAGCTGGTGGTACGTTAAATGGTACGACCAACCGAGATAGAACCAATTATTTTGAAACCATTCCCTCCAATCAATTAGAGAAAATTCTTTGGTTAGAATCGGATCGTATGGGTTTTCTTATTGATGCTGTATCACAAAAAAAATTCGAAATACAAAGAGATACGGTTAAGAATGAGCGTGCACAAAATTATGACAATCGTCCATACGGTTTAATGTGGGAGCGATTAGGTGAAGCACTTTATCCCGAAGGCCACCCATATTCTTGGCAAACAATTGGCTACGTAGAAGATTTAGATAGAGTAGATGTTAACGATTTGAAGGCATTTTTTCTTCGTTGGTATGGTCCAAATAACGCGACGTTAACCATTGGTGGTGACATCGATGTAGAGCAAACACTCAATTGGGTCAGTAAGTATTTTGGTTCAATTCCTGAAGGGCCAGCCGTAGAGAACTCAGAAAAACAACCGGTTAAATTGGATAGAGACAAATACATTACGCTCGAAGATCGAATAAAACAGCCGATGGTAATGATTGGTTGGCCAACCACCTATCGAGGAGAAGAGAGTCAAGCGGCATTAGATACCCTTGCGTCAATCTTAGGTAGTGGAAAAAATAGCGTTTTATACCAAGAGTTAGTGAAGACTGAGAAAGCGATAGACGCAGGAGCGTTCCATCAGTGCGCTGAGCTCTCTTGTAGTTTTTATGTCTATGCAATGGGCGATTCTGGTGATCAAGGTGACTTAAGTAAAATTTATGATGATCTGATGGCGGCGCTAAACAACTTTAAAGCGAATGGAGTAGAACAAGATAAGCTTGAACAGATTATTGGCCAAGCAGAATCTAGCGCCGTATTTGCATTACAGAGTGTTCATGGGAAAGTGACTCAATTGGCTTCCAATGAAACGTTTTATGGTCAACCGGACAGGATAGAGCGACAGCTGGAACAACTTAAAGGTGTGACACCTGAAGCGGTAATCAATGCCTATAGCAGGTTTGTCGATGGAAAAAATAAGGTGACATTGAGTGTTGTACCAAAAGGGCAATTAGATTTAGAGGTAAAAAAAGCAGATTTTATTACCCCAGAGAGAACACTACCTAAATACAATAAAATTGAAAGCGGCGATTTAGAATATTCTAAAGCAGAGGACAGCTTTGATCGATCGATAATGCCTTCTGTTGGCGGCGCCGTTAAAGGTAATATGCCTGAACTCTACAATGTTTACCTAGATAATGGGATTGAGGTTCTAGGCACTGAATCAAGCGAGACCCCTACGGTTGAATTGCAGATTTTATTACCTGCTGGGCACAGATATGTATCTAAAGGTCAGGAAGGCTTGGCAAACTTTACATCTGAAATGATGCAAGAAGGTACGACAGAAAAAAGTATCGAAACGATTCAAGCCGAGCTCGATAAATTGGGTAGCTCTATTAGTTTTGGTTCTGGAAACTACACGACAACGATCAGCGTTTCTTCATTGAAGAAAAATCTCAGTCAGACGTTAGTCATTGTTGAGGAGATGCTCTTTAAACCAGAATTTAAACAAGATGATTTTGACCGTTTAAAGAAACAATCGTTAGAAGGTCTTATCTATGAACACCAAAGACCTGCATGGTTAGCATCGCAAGCAACCAGACAAATACTGTTTGGCAGATCGACATTTGGCCGTTCAAATGATGGTACCTTAAAGTCGATAGAGAGCATTCAACTTGAAGACGTGAAAGGGTTTTATAATAGTAATTATACTCCGCTAGGAACCCAAGTTATTGTTGTCGGAGATATTTCTAAAGAGACATTAATCCCCAATCTTAAATTTCTGAGTCAGTGGGAAGGGTCTGATGCACCGATACTACGACCTCAAATAGTAAAACCACCGGTAGGACAACATATCTATCTTGTTGATAAGCCAAGTGCGCCACAAAGTGTAATTAGGTTAGTCCGACAAGGACTGCCATATGATACGGTTGGTGAACAATACCTCAACCAACTCGCTAATTTCAATCTGGCCGGTAACTTTAATAGCCGAATTAATCAGAATTTACGCGAAGATAAAGGGTATACCTATGGTGCGAGTGGTTATCATGCGAGTAATAAAGAGATAGGTATCATTGTCTTCGATGCTCAAGTTAGAGCAGATTCAACCGTCCCATCTATTCAAGAGTTCATTAAAGAGATGAAACGCTACAGTGAAGATGGCATGACCTCTAAAGAGTTAGCGTTTATGCGCTTGGCTGTTGGTCAACAAGATGCTTTGAAATACGAAACACCAAGCCAAAAGGCGAGATTGCTGTCAAATATACTTAATTATTCGTTAGATGATGACTATATAGAGCAGCGGAACGCGGTATTGAGTAATGTAAATCGCTCTACATTGAATGAGGTTGCAAGCAAATGGTTTAATCCTACTGACTACCAAATTATAGTAGTAGGAGATGCTAAGAGCTTAAAACCTCAATTGAAAGATCTGGATATACCAGTGGTAGAACTTGAAATTTCTAAGTAG